The following is a genomic window from Synergistaceae bacterium.
CTCTGTGGCGAAATTGAGTGAAGAGCTCTTTGTCATGCAAAAAGAAAAGGCGCAGCAGGAGCTGCCCCTCCCCAGAAGGCGTATCAGTCGCCACTCTCCCCCTCCACATATTCCAATATATCGCCAGGTTGACAATCTAAAGCTTTACAAATTGCCTCTAAGGTAGAAAACCGAATTGCCTTGCCTTTCCCTTGTTTCAATATTGATAGATTTACTGTTGATACACCAACCTGCTCGGATAGCTCCTTCAACATCATCTTCCTTTTGGCTAACATTACATCAAGATTTA
Proteins encoded in this region:
- a CDS encoding helix-turn-helix transcriptional regulator; its protein translation is MSIIVNLDVMLAKRKMMLKELSEQVGVSTVNLSILKQGKGKAIRFSTLEAICKALDCQPGDILEYVEGESGD